In Streptomyces violaceusniger Tu 4113, one DNA window encodes the following:
- a CDS encoding GAF domain-containing sensor histidine kinase, translating into MGGGGQVSGSADQGRHPALPQLRLDQLLDELQARLDAARSTQDRMHNLLEAVLSVGRELDLEQVLRRIVESAVVLADAEYGALGVIDRHRLSQFLPVGISEERAHRIGPLPSGHGLLGELIRHPQSLRLTDLSEHPASYGFPEHHPPMRSFLGVPIRVRDEVFGNLYLTEKRGGAQFDADDEAVLTTLSVAAGVAIDNARLYHESRRREQWLEALGVITRTLLAGTAAGEALSLIARLALQVALADSAAILLPATGTDSLMVEVAEGHDAEAIGGLMVPSDGSLAGLAARTGRPAVASDVRVDSRARSWPLSAPESEFGPVVAVPLVAGARASGALRLCRLAGRQPFDDHEVELLSGFAAQAALALELARHRAESEHMALLQDRDRIARDLHDLAIQRLFATGLTLQSAGRLIERPEAAERVGRAVDDLDETIKIIRSTIFALRTVGDDGGEPATLRRRLVKAVRSASDTLGFAPSLLMDGPVDTDVPDTTGDHVLAVLAEALSNTVRHAHAQRVEVRLTVGADITLVVADNGVGIGGAAPSGGLVNMRSRAQLLGGTLDIEAPEAGGTRLVWCVPLNRRRPAGTAKGLAP; encoded by the coding sequence ATGGGGGGCGGTGGCCAGGTGTCGGGCAGTGCGGATCAGGGACGCCATCCGGCCCTCCCCCAACTCCGGCTCGACCAGCTTCTCGATGAGCTCCAGGCGCGGCTGGACGCCGCCCGGTCCACCCAGGACCGGATGCACAACCTCCTGGAGGCCGTGCTCAGCGTGGGCCGCGAGCTGGATCTGGAGCAGGTGCTGCGCCGGATCGTGGAGTCCGCGGTGGTGCTGGCCGACGCGGAATACGGCGCGCTGGGCGTGATCGACCGGCATCGGCTCTCGCAGTTCCTGCCGGTGGGCATATCCGAGGAACGGGCGCACCGCATCGGCCCGTTGCCCAGTGGTCACGGACTGCTCGGCGAGCTGATCCGCCACCCCCAGTCGCTGCGGCTCACCGATCTGTCGGAGCATCCGGCGAGCTACGGCTTCCCCGAGCACCATCCGCCGATGCGCTCGTTCCTTGGCGTGCCGATCCGGGTCCGTGACGAGGTCTTCGGAAATCTCTATCTGACCGAGAAGCGCGGCGGCGCCCAGTTCGACGCCGATGACGAGGCGGTGCTGACCACCCTGTCGGTCGCCGCCGGGGTGGCCATCGACAACGCCCGGCTGTACCACGAGAGCCGGCGCCGCGAGCAGTGGCTGGAGGCGCTCGGCGTCATCACCCGTACGCTGCTGGCGGGCACCGCGGCGGGCGAGGCGCTGAGCCTGATCGCCCGGCTCGCCCTGCAGGTGGCCCTCGCCGACTCGGCGGCGATCCTGCTCCCGGCCACGGGCACCGACTCCCTGATGGTCGAGGTGGCCGAGGGGCATGACGCGGAGGCCATCGGCGGGCTCATGGTGCCGTCCGACGGCTCGCTGGCCGGGCTCGCCGCCCGCACCGGACGCCCCGCGGTGGCATCGGACGTACGGGTGGACTCCCGGGCACGGTCCTGGCCGCTGTCGGCTCCGGAGAGCGAGTTCGGGCCGGTGGTGGCCGTCCCGCTGGTCGCGGGCGCGCGGGCGTCCGGTGCGCTGCGGCTGTGCCGGCTCGCCGGGCGGCAGCCCTTCGACGACCATGAGGTGGAGCTGCTCTCGGGGTTCGCGGCGCAGGCGGCGCTCGCGCTGGAACTGGCCCGGCACCGCGCCGAGTCCGAGCACATGGCGCTGCTCCAGGACCGTGACCGGATCGCCCGGGACCTCCATGATCTGGCCATTCAGCGGCTCTTCGCGACCGGTCTCACCCTGCAGAGCGCGGGCCGGCTGATCGAACGCCCGGAGGCGGCCGAACGGGTGGGGCGGGCTGTGGACGACCTGGACGAGACCATCAAGATCATCCGTTCCACCATCTTCGCCCTGCGCACGGTCGGGGACGACGGCGGCGAACCCGCCACGCTGCGGCGCCGGCTGGTCAAGGCCGTCCGGTCGGCCTCCGACACCCTGGGCTTCGCACCGTCGCTGCTGATGGACGGCCCGGTGGACACCGATGTGCCGGACACGACCGGCGACCATGTGCTGGCGGTGCTCGCCGAGGCGCTCAGCAACACCGTGCGGCACGCCCATGCCCAGCGGGTGGAGGTGCGGCTGACCGTCGGCGCCGACATCACCTTGGTGGTCGCGGACAACGGGGTGGGCATCGGGGGCGCCGCCCCCAGCGGGGGGCTGGTCAACATGCGGTCAAGGGCCCAACTCCTGGGCGGCACATTGGACATCGAGGCGCCCGAGGCGGGCGGCACCCGGCTGGTCTGGTGTGTCCCTCTGAACCGCCGACGGCCCGCCGGAACGGCGAAAGGGCTGGCCCCGTGA
- a CDS encoding Rv1733c family protein, with product MRMIWGLWRWRRNPLRRKTDIVEACAAMIAAALILLVAPAAGWASGSLAHGALVRAAHEQRAERHPLSATVLKVLPHPPIDSDPETASARDAHRRVLARWTGPDGSRHQGTLGAHPGADPGERFRIWTDDHGRPVGRPLDTATAATHAVLAGIGAAGATAVLVDGARRLVVWRLMRRRYTQWDIAWERAGQDWGRADADS from the coding sequence ATGCGAATGATCTGGGGGCTGTGGCGCTGGCGGCGTAATCCGCTGCGCCGTAAGACCGACATCGTGGAGGCGTGCGCGGCGATGATCGCCGCGGCGCTCATCCTGCTCGTCGCCCCCGCCGCCGGCTGGGCATCGGGGTCCTTGGCGCACGGGGCGCTGGTGAGGGCCGCGCACGAACAGCGGGCCGAGCGCCATCCGCTCTCGGCCACCGTGCTGAAGGTGCTGCCGCATCCGCCCATCGACTCCGATCCCGAGACCGCTTCCGCGAGAGACGCGCACCGCCGCGTCCTCGCGCGCTGGACGGGGCCGGACGGCAGCAGACACCAGGGCACGCTCGGGGCCCACCCCGGCGCCGACCCCGGTGAGCGGTTCCGGATCTGGACCGACGACCACGGCCGCCCGGTGGGCCGGCCGTTGGACACCGCGACGGCCGCCACCCACGCCGTGCTGGCCGGGATCGGCGCGGCCGGGGCGACGGCGGTCCTGGTGGACGGCGCCCGGCGGCTGGTCGTATGGCGGCTCATGCGACGGCGCTATACACAGTGGGACATCGCCTGGGAGCGAGCCGGCCAGGACTGGGGCCGGGCGGACGCCGACAGCTAG